CATCCAAGAAATAAAAAAAGACAAAGACAACATTCATATTACTATAGATTCCGCTATTACTAGCGAACTCAAAATTGATCAAAGCGTAGCTCATAATGGAATCTGCCTGACTGTAGTTGACATAAAAGACTCTCTTTACACCGTTACTGCAATAGGCGAAACGATAAAAAAGACAACAATTTCACATTGGGAAAAGGGCGACAGCGTAAATCTTGAAAGAGCCATGAAATTAGGCGACCGTCTTGACGGACATATTGTACAAGGACATGTGGATCAAACTGGGACTTGCATTGCAACCCATGAAACAAATGGAAGTTGGTCTTATACTTTTCAATATGACGACTCACTTAACAACATCACTATAGAAAAAGGTTCAATTA
Above is a window of Flavobacterium sp. 123 DNA encoding:
- a CDS encoding riboflavin synthase gives rise to the protein MFTGIIETLGTIQEIKKDKDNIHITIDSAITSELKIDQSVAHNGICLTVVDIKDSLYTVTAIGETIKKTTISHWEKGDSVNLERAMKLGDRLDGHIVQGHVDQTGTCIATHETNGSWSYTFQYDDSLNNITIEKGSITVNGVSLTIVDSKKNEFGVAIIPYTFEHTNFHDFKVGTKINLEFDVIGKYVSRLYSNK